From Pseudomonas alcaligenes, a single genomic window includes:
- a CDS encoding efflux RND transporter periplasmic adaptor subunit — protein MFRHALSLAVPVTLISLLVACGNGDTVETPVRPAMVVQPLPASDAMDTYPGEVRARFEPELAFRIGGKISKRLVDAGARVKKDQALAELDPEDVKLQLEAARAQVAAAEANLKLVRAERDRYQTLLQRQMISRSQFDNVENQYRAGEARVKQIKAEFNVANNQAGYSVLRASQDGVIARRLAEVGQVVAAGQTVFTLAADGEREVLISVPEQAFERFRIGQEVSIELWSQPGKQFAGRIRELSPAADAQSRTFAARVAFNGDSARAELGQSARVAIKADGVVPLSVPMSALTAEKGAPYVWVIDPKESKAVRTPVRVGAYGQERVSILEGLKEGDWVVAAGVHVLLDGQKVRPVDRDNRPVTLAGKE, from the coding sequence ATGTTCCGCCATGCACTGTCCCTCGCTGTGCCCGTCACCCTGATCTCCCTGCTGGTCGCCTGTGGCAATGGCGACACCGTCGAAACCCCGGTGCGCCCGGCCATGGTGGTGCAGCCACTACCGGCCAGCGATGCGATGGACACCTATCCCGGCGAAGTGCGCGCACGCTTCGAGCCGGAACTGGCCTTTCGCATTGGCGGCAAGATCAGCAAGCGCCTGGTGGATGCCGGTGCGCGGGTGAAGAAGGATCAGGCGCTGGCCGAGCTCGATCCCGAGGACGTCAAGCTGCAACTGGAGGCCGCGCGGGCCCAGGTGGCGGCGGCCGAGGCCAACCTCAAGCTGGTGCGCGCCGAGCGTGATCGCTACCAGACCCTGCTGCAGCGCCAGATGATCAGCCGCTCGCAGTTCGACAACGTGGAAAACCAGTACCGTGCCGGCGAGGCGCGAGTGAAGCAGATCAAGGCCGAGTTCAACGTGGCCAACAACCAGGCCGGCTACTCGGTGCTGCGCGCCTCGCAGGATGGCGTGATCGCCCGTCGCCTGGCGGAAGTCGGCCAGGTGGTCGCCGCCGGCCAGACGGTGTTCACCCTGGCCGCCGATGGCGAACGCGAAGTGTTGATCAGCGTGCCCGAGCAGGCTTTCGAGCGCTTCCGCATCGGCCAGGAGGTCAGCATCGAGCTGTGGTCGCAGCCGGGCAAGCAGTTCGCCGGACGTATCCGCGAGCTGTCGCCGGCCGCCGATGCGCAGTCGCGCACCTTCGCCGCCCGCGTCGCCTTCAATGGCGACAGTGCACGTGCCGAGCTGGGCCAGAGCGCTCGGGTGGCGATCAAGGCTGATGGCGTGGTGCCGCTGTCGGTGCCGATGTCGGCGCTGACCGCGGAGAAGGGCGCGCCCTATGTCTGGGTGATCGACCCCAAGGAATCCAAGGCGGTACGCACCCCGGTGCGGGTCGGCGCCTACGGCCAGGAGCGCGTATCGATCCTGGAAGGCCTGAAGGAGGGCGACTGGGTCGTCGCCGCCGGTGTCCACGTGCTGCTCGACGGGCAGAAGGTGCGCCCGGTGGATCGCGACAACCGTCCGGTGACGCTGGCGGGCAAGGAGTAA